A DNA window from Parabacteroides johnsonii DSM 18315 contains the following coding sequences:
- a CDS encoding adenosylcobalamin-dependent ribonucleoside-diphosphate reductase has product MNRKTYTFDEAFKASLDYFTGDELAAKVWVNKYALKDAFGNIYEESPVDMHHRLASEIARVEKKYPNPLSEEELFNLFDHFRYIVPQGSPMTGIGNDFQIASLSNCFVIGLDGDADSYGAIIRIDEEQVQLMKRRGGVGHDLSHIRPKGSPVKNSALTSTGLVPFMERYSNSTREVAQDGRRGALMLSVSIKHPDSESFIDAKMTEGKVTGANVSVKIDDEFMQAVVNGTPYKQQYPIDSSEPTNVKEINAAELWKKIIHNAWKSAEPGVLFWDTILKESVPDSYADLGFRTVSTNPCGEIPLCPYDSCRLLAINLYSYVVNPFTKEAYFDFDLFRKHVILAQRIMDDIIDLESEKIEKILEKIDTDPESLEVKQSERHLWEKIQKKTLQGRRTGVGITAEGDMIAALGLRYGTEEATVFAEKVQKMLALAAYRSSVEMAKERGAFDIYDAKREEKNPFINRLREADPELYDDMVKYGRRNIACLTIAPTGTTSLMTQTTSGIEPVFLPVYRRRRKVNPNDAEARVDFVDETGDAFEEYIVFHHKFVTWMLANGFSASKKYTQEEVEELVAKSPYYKATSNDVDWLQKVRMQGRIQKWVDHSISVTINLPADVTEDLVNSLYVEAWRCGCKGCTVYRDGSRSGVLLSTDNKKKKKEDCNCMQPPVIVATRPRELEADVVKFQNNREKWIAFVGLLNGRPYEIFTGLADDEEGIMLPKNVSKGSIIKSYDEDGQKHYDFQFKNKRGYKMTIEGLDGKFDPEFWNYAKLISGVLRYGMPIDQVIKLVQGMELNNESINTWKNGVERALKKYLPNGTEAKGQKCPNCGHETLVYQEGCLICTNCGASRCG; this is encoded by the coding sequence GTGAATCGTAAAACTTACACCTTCGATGAAGCCTTTAAAGCTTCACTGGACTACTTTACCGGCGACGAATTGGCCGCAAAAGTATGGGTAAATAAGTATGCCTTGAAGGATGCATTCGGGAATATCTATGAGGAGTCTCCTGTAGATATGCATCATCGTTTGGCAAGTGAAATTGCCCGTGTAGAAAAGAAGTATCCTAACCCGTTGTCGGAGGAGGAACTTTTTAACCTGTTTGATCATTTCCGTTACATCGTGCCGCAAGGAAGCCCGATGACGGGAATTGGCAATGATTTTCAAATTGCCTCACTCTCTAACTGTTTTGTAATCGGATTGGATGGAGATGCCGATTCATATGGTGCGATTATTCGAATTGATGAGGAACAAGTGCAGTTGATGAAACGTCGTGGCGGTGTTGGTCACGATTTATCACATATTCGTCCGAAAGGATCTCCTGTTAAGAACTCGGCGTTGACATCGACCGGATTGGTTCCTTTTATGGAACGTTACTCAAATTCAACCCGCGAAGTGGCCCAGGATGGCCGTCGTGGTGCCTTGATGCTTAGTGTTTCTATCAAGCATCCGGATTCAGAATCGTTTATCGATGCCAAGATGACGGAAGGAAAGGTAACAGGGGCTAACGTCTCTGTGAAGATCGATGACGAATTTATGCAGGCCGTAGTCAACGGAACTCCTTATAAACAACAATATCCGATCGATTCATCGGAACCCACAAATGTGAAGGAAATCAATGCGGCCGAACTTTGGAAGAAAATCATTCATAATGCATGGAAGTCGGCTGAACCAGGCGTGCTTTTCTGGGATACGATCTTGAAAGAGTCTGTTCCCGATTCGTATGCAGATCTCGGATTCCGTACGGTTTCAACCAACCCTTGCGGTGAGATTCCTCTGTGTCCGTATGATAGCTGCCGCCTGTTGGCGATCAACTTATATTCGTATGTTGTCAATCCTTTCACAAAAGAGGCTTATTTCGACTTTGACCTGTTCCGGAAGCATGTTATCTTGGCACAACGCATCATGGACGATATCATCGACCTGGAATCAGAAAAGATTGAAAAGATCCTGGAGAAGATCGATACCGATCCTGAATCATTGGAAGTGAAACAGAGCGAACGTCATCTGTGGGAGAAGATCCAGAAAAAGACTTTGCAGGGACGTCGTACCGGTGTGGGCATCACTGCCGAAGGCGATATGATTGCCGCCTTAGGATTACGCTACGGCACGGAAGAAGCGACGGTATTTGCAGAGAAGGTTCAGAAAATGCTGGCACTGGCGGCCTATCGTTCTTCTGTGGAGATGGCCAAAGAACGTGGTGCATTCGATATCTATGATGCAAAGCGTGAAGAGAAGAATCCGTTTATTAACCGTCTGCGTGAAGCAGATCCGGAGCTGTATGACGACATGGTGAAATACGGCCGTCGTAATATCGCTTGTCTGACAATCGCACCGACCGGAACGACCAGTTTGATGACACAGACTACTTCGGGTATCGAACCGGTATTCCTGCCCGTATACCGCCGCCGCCGTAAGGTGAACCCGAACGATGCGGAAGCTCGTGTCGACTTTGTAGACGAAACGGGTGACGCATTCGAAGAATATATCGTATTCCATCATAAATTCGTAACCTGGATGTTGGCTAACGGCTTCTCTGCTTCCAAGAAATATACACAGGAAGAAGTGGAAGAATTGGTTGCTAAGTCTCCTTACTATAAAGCAACGTCAAACGATGTAGATTGGTTGCAGAAAGTCCGTATGCAGGGACGTATCCAGAAGTGGGTGGACCACTCCATCAGCGTGACAATCAACCTGCCGGCTGATGTGACGGAAGATCTTGTGAACTCCCTGTATGTGGAAGCCTGGAGGTGTGGTTGCAAGGGCTGTACGGTTTACCGTGACGGTTCCCGTTCAGGTGTATTGTTGTCTACGGATAACAAGAAGAAGAAAAAAGAGGATTGCAATTGTATGCAGCCGCCAGTTATCGTAGCTACCCGTCCGCGCGAATTGGAAGCTGATGTGGTGAAGTTCCAGAACAACCGTGAGAAGTGGATCGCGTTTGTCGGTTTGCTGAATGGTCGCCCGTATGAAATCTTTACCGGTCTTGCCGATGACGAAGAGGGTATCATGTTGCCAAAGAACGTGTCGAAAGGTAGTATTATCAAGAGTTATGATGAGGACGGTCAGAAGCATTACGACTTCCAGTTCAAAAATAAGCGTGGTTACAAGATGACGATCGAAGGCCTGGATGGTAAGTTTGATCCAGAGTTTTGGAACTATGCTAAGCTGATCTCTGGTGTCTTGCGCTACGGTATGCCGATCGACCAGGTGATCAAGTTGGTTCAAGGCATGGAGTTGAATAACGAATCTATCAACACCTGGAAGAACGGTGTGGAACGCGCTTTGAAGAAATATTTGCCGAACGGTACGGAGGCAAAAGGGCAGAAATGTCCGAATTGTGGACATGAAACACTGGTCTACCAGGAAGGCTGTCTGATCTGTACTAATTGTGGCGCTTCAAGATGCGGATGA
- the dnaA gene encoding chromosomal replication initiator protein DnaA — protein sequence MQTEYQTLWNKCLAVIKDIVPEAAFNTWFKPIIPLSYEDNKFTIQVPSQFFYEYLEEKYVNVLKVTLYRVIGQGTILNYRIKVVDKVKEDGMITLPTGNDAPRTGKKSADIPSLFESKARQDWDSHLNPKYNFDNYFEGTSNRLVRSSSEAIAQEPGKTFNPMFVFGASGVGKTHLCHAIGNRIQEIHPEKKVLYISAHLFTVQYTEAIRKNTTNDFMYFYQGVDVLILDDIQELIGKDKTQNTFFHIFNHLHLLGKQLILTSDKAPVDLQGMEERLITRLKWGLTAELDRPDLDLRKKILKNKISHDGVVIPDDVFNFIASNVTENVRDVEGIVASLLAYSTAFNRMIDLPLTKQVVSRVVKLEKKQVSVESIQDVVCKYYNLELAAIQTNSRKREIVQARQVTMYLAKKYTDSSFSHIGKIVGKRDHATVLHACKTVRDQIETNKSFRSSVEEIEALLKA from the coding sequence AGTACCCAGCCAGTTCTTTTACGAGTATCTGGAAGAGAAGTATGTGAACGTATTGAAAGTTACTTTATATCGTGTGATAGGACAGGGTACGATATTGAACTATCGTATCAAGGTCGTTGATAAGGTGAAAGAAGATGGCATGATTACTTTACCTACCGGTAATGACGCTCCCCGTACCGGTAAGAAAAGTGCGGATATCCCTTCGCTATTCGAGTCTAAAGCCCGTCAGGATTGGGATTCTCATTTGAACCCTAAATACAACTTCGACAATTATTTTGAAGGAACAAGCAATCGTCTGGTCCGTTCTTCGAGCGAGGCTATCGCACAGGAACCGGGAAAGACCTTTAACCCGATGTTTGTGTTCGGGGCGTCCGGTGTGGGAAAAACACACTTATGCCATGCGATTGGTAACCGAATTCAGGAAATTCACCCGGAAAAGAAAGTGTTGTATATATCAGCCCATCTTTTTACCGTACAATATACGGAAGCTATCCGGAAAAATACGACAAATGATTTCATGTATTTCTATCAGGGAGTGGATGTGTTGATTTTGGACGATATCCAAGAACTGATCGGGAAAGATAAGACACAGAATACATTTTTCCATATATTCAATCACTTGCATTTACTGGGCAAGCAATTGATCCTGACTTCCGATAAAGCTCCTGTCGATTTGCAGGGAATGGAGGAACGTTTGATCACCCGCTTGAAATGGGGGTTGACGGCAGAGCTGGATCGCCCGGATCTGGATTTACGCAAGAAAATCCTGAAAAATAAGATCAGTCACGATGGTGTGGTGATTCCGGATGATGTGTTCAATTTTATTGCAAGCAATGTGACGGAGAATGTACGCGATGTGGAAGGTATCGTTGCATCCTTACTGGCTTATTCTACGGCTTTCAACCGGATGATTGACCTGCCTTTGACTAAGCAGGTGGTGAGCCGTGTCGTGAAATTGGAAAAGAAGCAAGTGTCTGTGGAATCTATTCAGGATGTAGTCTGTAAATACTATAACCTGGAACTGGCCGCTATCCAGACCAACTCGCGCAAGCGGGAAATTGTGCAGGCACGTCAGGTTACGATGTACCTGGCGAAGAAGTATACCGACAGTTCTTTCTCTCATATCGGGAAGATCGTCGGAAAGCGTGACCATGCAACTGTTCTGCATGCCTGCAAGACGGTAAGGGATCAGATCGAAACGAATAAATCTTTCCGTTCTTCGGTAGAAGAGATCGAGGCTTTGCTCAAAGCTTGA